In Cellulomonas sp. JZ18, the DNA window CTCCGACTGCCAGTTCTCCGTCACGTCCACGGCGAACGCCGACGAGAGCACGTAGTCCCCCAGCGTCACGGGGTCGAGCCCCGCCGCCCGCTGCTCCTCGTTGAAGAACGCGACACCCGTGAACGCCTGGCCCACGAGCGACAGCAGCAGGATCACCAGGAAGAAGAGGCTCAGCCCGTTCTCCTTGAGCACGCGCCGAGCGCTCACCGCCGCACCACCGTCAGCACGACGCAGGCCGCGAGCGTGCCGTAGATCGCGACGAGCGTGAGCGCGAACAGGATCCGCTGCGACCTCATGCCTGCACCTCGCAGTCGTAGGGGCGCCCGGGCCGCGCGTCGCACCCGGCCGCCGTGACGACCCAGCCGCTGCCCGACCGGGTGAGGAAGACCGTGTCGGCGGCGAACAGCACCTGCGCCTGACGGCCGGCGACGTGCGCGCTCGCCTCGCCGAGGCCGCCGGCCCGCGAGCTCAGCTCGTCGCCGATCTCGCCGCTCGTGACGGCCTCGGCGCAGGTCGCGTCCTCGTCGGCCGCGGCGGACTCGGCCGCGTCGGGGAGCAGCAGGGCGCAGGCGGCCGCGCCGTCACCGTCCGCGACGGCCGCGTAGAAGCGCGTCGCCGCGTCGACGGCGGCCCCCGAGGCGGGTGTGCCGCTGCAGGCCGAGGCGGCGAGCACCACCGTCGCGGTCAGCGCGGCGAGGGTCGCGCCGTGTCGTCGGGTCATGCCGGGATGCTGGCAGGGCCGTGCGGGCGCGGCATCCCCGGGCGGCTACGGTGCGGGCCATGACTGCCGTCGCAGCTCCACGCCCGGGCGTCCGCCACGTGCGCGAGGGAGCGCTGGTCGGCCTCGCGGCCGGGGCGCTCGTCGGCCTGGTCGCGGGAGCGGCCGACGGCTGGCTGTCCTGGTCGCTGTTCCTCGGCGCGGTGGTCGGCTGCTCGGCCGGTCTCGTCGCGTCGGGGAGCGGGGTGCTGCTGGTGCGGGTCACCGGCGCCGCGGGGTCGGTGGCGCGGGTCGCCGCGGTCGCGCTCGCCGAGGGTGCGGGTGCTGCCGTCGTGGTCGCCGTGCTCACCCGGCTCCTGCACGTCGTGGAGCCGTGGTCGGTCGTCGCCCCGCTCGCGAGCCTCCTGACCGCGGCGGCCTTCGCCTGGTGGCGTGGGCCCCTGGGCAGCGACCGGACGGGTCCCGGCCGGTGACGGCCGGCGGGGGTCGGTCAGGACCCCGACGACCCCGGGCGCGGGCAGCACGCCCGGGCGAGCCGAGGCGGCTCAGGCGCCCTCGCAGCGCCCCGCGCGCCAGTACCCCATGAACGCCACGGCCTTGCGGTCGACGCCGCACTCGCGCACCAGGTGGCGGCGCAGGGTCTTGATAACGCCCGCCTCGCCCGCGAGCCACGCGTACAGGTGCGCCTCGGCGGCCAGCGGGGCGCCCGTCGCGTGGTCGACCGGCACCTCCCACAGCATGCCGTGGTCGACGTCGACGTCCTCGAGCTCGACGTCCGGCACCGGGGCCTGGCCGGGCAGGAGGCGGGCGCACGCGGCCTGGACGGCGGGCACGAGCAGCTCACCGTGGTGGCGGCCGTCGCGGCCGTACCAGCGGACCGTCACGCCCTCGGGGGCGTGCAGGTCGAGGCGGTCGTCGGACCAGGGCATCTCGATGACGACCTCGCCGCGCGCGTCGCGCGGGAGGCGCTCGACGATGCCGGCGATCGCGGGCAGCGCGGTCTCGTCGCCGGCGATGAGGAGCCGGTCGGTGCGTGCCGGCGGGACGAAGTCGACGCCGCCGTGCGGGCCGTCCCAGTCGGCGTTCGGGCCGAGCACGACGAGCTCGTCGCCCACCTCCGCCGTCGAGGCCCAGCGCGACGCGGGACCGGTGTCGCCGTGCAGCACGACGTCGACGTCGAGCTCGCGGACCGGCTGGCGGACGGTGCGGGCCGTGTACGTGCGGATGGGGTGGCGGGCGTCCTCGGGGAGCTCGCGCCAGCGGCCGTACCAGTCGCCCGACTGGCCGAGGTCGAGCAGGCCCTCGTAGCCCGCCGTGTCGATCGGCAGGAAGAACTTGATCCGCTGGTCGAAGCCGTTGTCCGCGAAGCGGTCGAGGTCCTCGCCGGTGAACGTGACGCGCAGCAGGCTCGGGCACATCCGCTGCAGGCGGGCGACCCGCACGTGGAACATGCGGAACGGGGAGACGGCGGCCTCGACCGTGGTCGCGGTCGTGTTCTCGGTCGTCGCCGTGGCGGTGCTCGTCGCGGTCACGGGACGCAGCATAAGGTCAGGCTTACCTGACCTGGCAAGGTGCGAGTGCGTCACGTCACTCCGGCCCGGGGTGACGAAGCCGGCCCGCCGAGCCTCACCGCCGCCGGCACGAGGGCAGGCGCGCTTCGCGTCCGGGCCCTACCGGTCCTGGTCGTCACCCGTCCGGTCCGGCAGCTGCTGGACCGCCCACTCGTTGCCGTCGGGGTCGCGGAAGCCCGTGAACCGACCCCAGGCGAGGTCCTGCACGGGCGGCGCGTCGACGCCCTGGGCGAGGAGGTGCTCACGGGCCGCGTCGGCGTCGTCCACGACGACCTGCAGCCCCTTCACCGACCCGGGCGGCGCCTGGACGATGCCCTCGCCGATCGCGATCGAGCACGCCGACCCGGGCGGCGTGAGCTGCACGAACCGCAGGTGCTCGTGCACGCGCACGTCGTGGTCCACCACGAACCCCACCTGGTCCGCGTAGAACGCCTTCGCCCGGTCGACGTCGCTGACCGGGACCATCACGAGCTCGAGCCGGAACTCCATCGCCGCACCTCCTCGCCGCGACCGCCGGCCGGACGCCGGCGGTGGTGCGCCCATGCTCGCGCGCACCACCCACACACGGGAGGGGGGCAGTCGTGAAGCGTTGCGGACGCGTGGGGTCCGCAACCCTTCACGACTCGCGCATGGGCGCGGGTCCGCCGTCCGTGGCGTGCGCGCGTCACGTCCGGCTTCCGCGTCAGCCCAGTGCGCCCGTGCCGAACGCCAGGCCCAGGACGTACGTGGCCGCGGCGGCGCCGAAGCCGATCGCGAGCTGGCGCAGCGCCCGGCGGACCGGCGACGCCCCGGACAGCAGCCCGACCACCGACCCCGTCCCCAGCAGCGCGACCCCCACGAGCCCGGCCGACCACGCCACGGCCGTCCACCCCTGCGCGCCCAGCAGGTAGGGCAGCACCGGCACGGCCGCACCCGACGCGAAGAAGCAGAAGCTCGCGATCGCGGCGCCCCAGGCGGTGCCGACCGACTCGTGCTCGTCCCGCTCGGGGACCGCGCGGGCGTCGGCCCCGGCCGCCTCGACCGCCTCGACCGCCGCCGCCGCCCCGTGCGCCGCGGACGGTGCCGGCGTGTGCCCAGGCAGCGTCGTCGTCGTCCGCAGCAGCGAGTTCGTCACCTGCTGCCGCGCCTCGTACTGGGCCAGGGACGCCAGCACGACGTCGGCGCGCGTCTGCGCCTCGTCCGGCGACATCCCGCGGGCCCGGTAGACGAGCGCGAGCTCGTTCGCGTCGACGTCGAGGTGGGCGAGCGCGGCGGCGGCGTCGGCGTCCGGCCGCGACGCCTCGAGCAGCTCGCGCTGCGAGCGCACCGACACGTACTCGCCGGCGCCCATCGACAGCGCGCCCGCCAGGAGGCCCGCCAGCCCGGTGAGCAGCACGGTGCCCGTCGCGACGCCGGACGCGCCGATGCCGAGCACCAGCGCGAGGTTCGACACGAGCCCGTCGTTGGCGCCGAACACCGCGGCCCGGAAGGTGCCGGAGATCTGCTGGCGCCCGCGCATCGCGAGCCCGCGGACGACCTCCTCGTGGATCTGCTCGTCGGCGGCCATGCGCGGCGTCGCCTCCGCGTCGCGCTCGTACGTCGACCGTGCCTCGGCGCGCTGCGCGAGCGCGAGCACGAACACCGAGCCGAACCGGCGCGCGAGCCAGCCGAGCACGCGGCTGCGCCAGTCGCCC includes these proteins:
- a CDS encoding VOC family protein; amino-acid sequence: MEFRLELVMVPVSDVDRAKAFYADQVGFVVDHDVRVHEHLRFVQLTPPGSACSIAIGEGIVQAPPGSVKGLQVVVDDADAAREHLLAQGVDAPPVQDLAWGRFTGFRDPDGNEWAVQQLPDRTGDDQDR
- a CDS encoding VIT1/CCC1 family protein, with amino-acid sequence MSTPDRPAAPSPGVPATPAQLRRWRRNLANERAEAAVYRDLAGRRTGEERDILLALAEAERRHESHWLELLGDRVGRPLRGDWRSRVLGWLARRFGSVFVLALAQRAEARSTYERDAEATPRMAADEQIHEEVVRGLAMRGRQQISGTFRAAVFGANDGLVSNLALVLGIGASGVATGTVLLTGLAGLLAGALSMGAGEYVSVRSQRELLEASRPDADAAAALAHLDVDANELALVYRARGMSPDEAQTRADVVLASLAQYEARQQVTNSLLRTTTTLPGHTPAPSAAHGAAAAVEAVEAAGADARAVPERDEHESVGTAWGAAIASFCFFASGAAVPVLPYLLGAQGWTAVAWSAGLVGVALLGTGSVVGLLSGASPVRRALRQLAIGFGAAAATYVLGLAFGTGALG
- a CDS encoding siderophore-interacting protein encodes the protein MLRPVTATSTATATTENTTATTVEAAVSPFRMFHVRVARLQRMCPSLLRVTFTGEDLDRFADNGFDQRIKFFLPIDTAGYEGLLDLGQSGDWYGRWRELPEDARHPIRTYTARTVRQPVRELDVDVVLHGDTGPASRWASTAEVGDELVVLGPNADWDGPHGGVDFVPPARTDRLLIAGDETALPAIAGIVERLPRDARGEVVIEMPWSDDRLDLHAPEGVTVRWYGRDGRHHGELLVPAVQAACARLLPGQAPVPDVELEDVDVDHGMLWEVPVDHATGAPLAAEAHLYAWLAGEAGVIKTLRRHLVRECGVDRKAVAFMGYWRAGRCEGA